In the genome of Planctomycetia bacterium, one region contains:
- a CDS encoding creatininase family protein, giving the protein MSPRPYVLHEATFRQTLELKPRVAVLPWGATEAHNWHLPHGTDTIEATEFAVQAVAHACSNNAPCIVLPTIPFGNNNTQLTQTATITMRGSTQQLVLHDVCDSLIRQKIDRLVVLNFHGGNDFKSMIRDVMLDIPIFIVLVNGYQLAADQLSSILKDARMGHADEFETSLMLHLTPDWVMPLEQAGEGRTAVSQLPVLSSTPGVWCPRDWATLSNDTGDGNPKAATAAKGKKLFSIMVNRLSQLLVEIANAQEGQFPYIIRRW; this is encoded by the coding sequence ATGTCGCCACGGCCATATGTTCTGCACGAAGCTACCTTTCGACAAACGTTGGAATTAAAGCCCAGGGTTGCTGTTCTGCCCTGGGGTGCTACCGAAGCCCATAACTGGCATCTGCCACACGGTACTGATACGATTGAAGCAACCGAGTTTGCAGTTCAGGCTGTAGCACATGCCTGTTCAAACAATGCTCCATGTATCGTGTTGCCCACTATTCCCTTTGGCAACAACAATACTCAGTTGACTCAGACTGCCACCATTACGATGCGAGGCAGTACTCAACAATTGGTGTTGCATGATGTATGCGATAGCCTTATCAGACAGAAGATCGACAGACTGGTTGTACTGAATTTTCATGGTGGCAACGATTTTAAATCGATGATCAGAGATGTCATGCTGGACATTCCCATCTTCATCGTACTGGTCAATGGTTATCAACTCGCTGCGGATCAACTGTCATCAATTTTGAAAGATGCCAGAATGGGGCATGCCGATGAATTTGAAACGTCATTGATGCTGCACCTTACTCCAGACTGGGTGATGCCGTTGGAACAAGCCGGTGAAGGTAGAACCGCTGTCAGCCAATTGCCAGTCTTGAGTTCAACACCAGGCGTATGGTGTCCTCGTGATTGGGCGACGCTTTCAAATGATACTGGTGATGGAAACCCCAAAGCCGCAACAGCAGCAAAAGGGAAGAAGTTGTTTTCCATAATGGTAAATCGATTGTCACAGTTATTGGTGGAAATAGCCAATGCTCAGGAAGGCCAGTTTCCTTACATCATCAGACGTTGGTAA
- a CDS encoding TIM barrel protein, with protein MQLHRRELLATTATLTSGALLYTPSQTRAMQEHHRKNHIKQSICRWCYGKIDLTRLCEEAVKIGYKSIELLLPDEILKIKKHGLTCAVVGGANIVNGLNREENHSKILKELRERIEFAAAEGCPSVICMSGNRTIKGQTVSDEEGLQTCAKALKKIIGFAEEKKITLVMEGLNSKRDHKDYMYDKTEWGVKLCKAVGSPRFKLLYDIYHMQIMEGDVIETIRKNKEFIGHIHTGGVPGRAEIDESQELNYPAIIKAILSTGYEGYLGQEFIPRRDALQSLAQGFRICDV; from the coding sequence ATGCAACTTCATCGACGTGAGTTATTGGCGACAACAGCTACCCTGACATCTGGCGCGTTGCTGTACACCCCTTCGCAGACACGAGCCATGCAGGAGCACCATCGAAAAAACCATATCAAGCAATCCATTTGCCGCTGGTGTTATGGCAAAATTGATTTGACCAGGCTCTGCGAGGAGGCTGTGAAAATCGGCTACAAGTCAATTGAACTGCTTCTGCCAGATGAAATACTGAAGATCAAGAAACATGGTTTAACCTGTGCCGTAGTCGGTGGGGCAAACATCGTAAACGGCTTGAATCGGGAAGAGAATCACAGCAAGATTCTGAAAGAGCTCCGGGAACGTATTGAATTTGCTGCTGCTGAAGGCTGTCCAAGTGTTATCTGTATGTCAGGCAATCGTACTATTAAGGGGCAAACGGTCTCCGATGAAGAGGGGTTACAGACTTGTGCCAAGGCACTCAAAAAGATTATTGGATTTGCTGAAGAAAAGAAAATAACCCTGGTCATGGAAGGGCTCAACAGTAAACGCGATCACAAGGACTACATGTACGACAAGACCGAATGGGGTGTCAAACTTTGCAAAGCAGTTGGCTCGCCTCGATTCAAACTGCTGTACGACATCTACCACATGCAGATCATGGAAGGTGATGTGATCGAGACCATCCGGAAGAATAAAGAGTTCATTGGTCACATTCACACCGGTGGTGTGCCTGGTCGGGCAGAAATCGATGAATCGCAGGAGTTGAATTATCCTGCCATCATCAAAGCCATACTGTCCACTGGCTATGAAGGCTATCTGGGTCAGGAATTTATTCCTCGCCGTGATGCATTGCAATCGTTAGCACAAGGCTTCCGCATCTGTGATGTATAA
- a CDS encoding ABC transporter permease subunit: MGLPEYALMNGVGDNVYLIWKNGILQRINAKKITDLEKVEEINLVNSGQGVTAVQFMIGKASLLIGDSSGDIKAWFRIRPEGYTQGDGSKLIAAHHIASTEGAVHALAASARSRVFAAAYANGVVKLFNLTNELHLLDLDQSQHNIPHRLIFAPKEDGLIALGDRGLSRWGIQLGYPEISYTSLIRPIWYEGYSTPEHVWQSSSGDDSFEPKFGMWPLIFGTLKATFYSLIIGVPLALCAAIYTREFLHPKVRSVVKPTIEVMASLPSVVLGFLGALVIAPFIEHVISTIIIAFLLVPVCFALAGFLWHAFPQKWQRWLHGYKWIFIVLVLPVSLWLSVTASPLIENILFDGNFKQWLQQKDHKSASGWFVLFMPLAGILSIFAMDTFINPLIRQFAKRLSASREAYLNLFKFFAGVAFSCCLAWMAAQLLAFVGCDPRNSFLGVYGQRNALVVGLMMGFAIIPIIYTLAEDALSSVPDHLRSASLGCGATNWQTASRIVIPTAMSGIFSAIMVGLGRAVGETMIVLMSAGNTPVLDLNIFNGFRTLSANIAVELPEAVQGSTHYRTLFLAALALFVFTFLLNTIAESMRQRFRKRAFEL, translated from the coding sequence ATGGGTTTGCCAGAATATGCCTTGATGAATGGTGTGGGCGATAATGTTTACCTGATCTGGAAAAATGGTATTTTGCAGCGCATCAATGCCAAAAAAATCACTGACTTAGAGAAAGTAGAAGAAATAAATCTTGTGAATAGCGGTCAGGGTGTAACAGCTGTCCAATTCATGATCGGCAAAGCATCGCTGTTAATAGGCGACTCAAGTGGTGACATCAAAGCCTGGTTCCGCATCAGGCCTGAAGGATACACTCAAGGAGATGGTAGTAAACTCATCGCGGCACACCACATTGCTTCAACTGAGGGTGCAGTTCATGCATTGGCTGCTTCTGCGAGATCACGTGTATTCGCAGCGGCATATGCTAATGGTGTTGTCAAACTTTTTAATCTGACCAATGAACTGCATTTACTTGATCTGGACCAATCTCAGCACAATATTCCGCACCGATTGATATTTGCTCCCAAAGAAGATGGGCTCATTGCCCTTGGTGATCGAGGTTTATCTCGTTGGGGAATTCAACTGGGCTATCCTGAGATATCGTATACCTCATTGATCAGACCCATCTGGTATGAAGGCTATTCAACTCCGGAACATGTCTGGCAATCTTCAAGTGGTGATGATTCTTTTGAACCGAAGTTTGGTATGTGGCCTTTGATATTTGGCACATTGAAAGCCACTTTTTACTCACTGATTATTGGTGTACCACTTGCATTATGTGCAGCGATCTACACCAGAGAATTTCTGCATCCCAAGGTGCGTTCCGTCGTTAAACCCACGATTGAAGTCATGGCAAGTTTACCCAGTGTTGTACTTGGCTTTCTGGGTGCTTTGGTGATTGCACCATTTATCGAACATGTCATATCCACCATTATTATTGCCTTTCTCCTGGTACCTGTATGTTTCGCTCTGGCAGGATTTCTGTGGCATGCCTTTCCACAGAAATGGCAGCGTTGGCTTCATGGGTATAAGTGGATTTTCATCGTTCTGGTGCTTCCAGTTTCCTTATGGCTGTCAGTGACTGCTTCACCCTTAATCGAAAACATTCTGTTTGATGGAAATTTCAAGCAGTGGTTGCAGCAGAAAGATCATAAAAGTGCCAGCGGATGGTTTGTGCTTTTCATGCCACTGGCTGGGATTCTTTCGATTTTTGCGATGGATACCTTTATCAACCCTTTGATACGTCAGTTCGCAAAACGTTTGAGTGCTTCAAGAGAAGCGTACCTTAATTTGTTTAAATTTTTTGCTGGGGTTGCTTTCTCCTGCTGCCTGGCCTGGATGGCAGCGCAATTACTGGCATTTGTGGGGTGTGATCCACGCAATAGTTTTCTGGGAGTCTATGGGCAACGCAACGCATTAGTGGTGGGATTAATGATGGGTTTTGCCATCATTCCAATCATTTACACACTAGCAGAAGATGCGTTATCATCCGTCCCAGATCATCTTCGTTCCGCATCGCTAGGCTGTGGCGCAACGAATTGGCAGACTGCATCAAGAATTGTGATACCAACTGCCATGAGCGGGATTTTTTCTGCCATCATGGTGGGACTGGGACGAGCGGTTGGCGAAACCATGATTGTTCTGATGTCCGCCGGTAATACACCTGTGCTCGATCTGAATATTTTCAATGGATTTCGTACCCTCTCAGCCAACATTGCCGTGGAACTGCCTGAAGCAGTGCAGGGGAGCACTCACTATCGAACCTTGTTCCTTGCTGCCTTAGCCCTGTTTGTATTTACATTTCTGCTGAATACTATTGCAGAATCAATGCGGCAACGATTTAGAAAGAGGGCTTTCGAACTATGA
- the pstA gene encoding phosphate ABC transporter permease PstA, whose protein sequence is MAYGQPWVWLFGGTLVMCLVMILGLLYIILRYGLPTFWPAPIVAITTLDGSRIMGEVVRQESYQPDESALNKLTEATRQLATHYLRDHYGVAQRELIRTGNYDITQTHHQWVSDFEMKQTELPPWALLIERTNQGRFFGILQKFIDGTAVITEKPEEAWRLFQEHHDAIVKLVKQIEHLNKQELGLLNHRVKKAEIAVKEQEIRYGLDSQQRAKAQTQYQETIKLQQARQSEINQQLVELGEKSHRYAIVCQTIQGVDKQINLSEVVRAFPANQLGTAGKWGVYLSRWKEFISDDPRNSNTEGGVFPCIWGTLTMTIIMTIFVVPFGVLAALYLREYAKPGLLVSTNRIAVNNLAGVPSIVFGVFGLGFFCYFLGGTIDQLFYPASKVFGPTFGTGGLLWASLTLALLTVPVVIVATEEALAAVPRSMREGSYACGASKWQTILRIVLPRALPGILTGTILAMARGAGEVAPLMLVGAMKIAPELPVDSVFPYIHPERSFMHMGFHIYDVGFQSPDSEAAKPMVFTTTLLLIVLIAFLNLSAMWLRNRLRRKYLANQF, encoded by the coding sequence ATGGCTTATGGCCAGCCGTGGGTATGGTTGTTCGGTGGAACCCTGGTGATGTGTCTCGTGATGATTCTGGGTTTGCTCTACATCATCCTCCGTTACGGCCTGCCGACGTTCTGGCCTGCTCCCATAGTGGCCATAACTACTCTTGATGGCTCACGCATCATGGGTGAGGTTGTCAGGCAGGAAAGTTATCAACCCGATGAAAGTGCGTTAAATAAACTGACAGAAGCCACACGGCAATTGGCTACACATTATCTCAGGGATCACTATGGAGTTGCACAACGGGAATTGATCCGAACAGGCAACTACGACATTACTCAAACGCATCATCAATGGGTCAGCGATTTTGAAATGAAGCAGACCGAGTTGCCTCCATGGGCATTGTTGATCGAGCGCACGAATCAGGGTCGATTTTTCGGCATCCTCCAGAAATTCATCGATGGAACAGCAGTAATAACTGAAAAGCCCGAAGAAGCCTGGCGCTTGTTTCAGGAACATCATGATGCGATCGTGAAACTGGTGAAGCAAATTGAACATTTGAACAAGCAAGAACTCGGATTGTTGAACCATCGGGTCAAGAAAGCCGAGATTGCGGTGAAAGAACAGGAAATTCGATATGGTTTAGATTCGCAACAACGCGCCAAAGCACAAACGCAATATCAGGAAACCATCAAGCTGCAACAGGCCAGACAAAGTGAGATAAATCAGCAGTTGGTAGAACTTGGCGAAAAAAGTCATCGATATGCGATCGTCTGTCAAACAATTCAAGGTGTTGACAAGCAAATTAACCTGAGTGAGGTGGTACGAGCATTTCCAGCTAATCAGCTTGGTACTGCAGGAAAATGGGGCGTTTATCTCAGCCGTTGGAAAGAATTTATCTCAGACGATCCTCGTAATTCCAACACCGAAGGCGGCGTTTTTCCCTGCATCTGGGGAACACTGACCATGACCATTATCATGACTATTTTTGTGGTTCCTTTCGGCGTGTTGGCTGCGCTATATCTTCGTGAATATGCCAAGCCCGGACTCTTAGTCAGCACGAATCGAATAGCTGTCAATAACCTGGCTGGTGTGCCCAGTATTGTTTTCGGCGTATTTGGCTTGGGTTTCTTTTGTTACTTTCTGGGCGGAACGATTGATCAGTTGTTTTATCCTGCGAGCAAGGTCTTTGGCCCTACGTTTGGAACGGGTGGTTTGCTTTGGGCTTCATTAACCCTTGCCTTACTCACAGTCCCTGTGGTAATTGTTGCAACAGAAGAAGCGCTGGCAGCAGTGCCTCGATCCATGAGGGAAGGCTCATATGCATGTGGCGCTAGCAAATGGCAGACAATTCTACGTATCGTTCTGCCAAGAGCATTGCCAGGCATATTGACAGGCACCATCCTGGCCATGGCACGCGGAGCAGGCGAGGTTGCACCATTGATGCTGGTTGGTGCAATGAAGATTGCTCCAGAGCTTCCTGTGGATTCAGTCTTCCCTTACATTCATCCTGAACGCAGCTTTATGCACATGGGATTTCACATCTACGATGTTGGCTTTCAAAGCCCTGATAGTGAAGCCGCCAAGCCCATGGTGTTTACGACGACATTGTTATTGATTGTGCTGATAGCTTTTCTTAATCTCTCTGCCATGTGGTTACGAAATAGGCTTCGCCGAAAATACTTGGCTAATCAGTTCTAA
- a CDS encoding deoxyribonuclease IV: protein MPCLGAHMSAAGGPFQALLAAKSFGMSACQLFTKNNKQWSAPPLSPDSIQSFTNTVQETGISCSISHASYLINLASRDDDLWAKSVAALTDELIRADQLGLKYVVVHPGTASDAEEEFALNRVSAAIDTVLANIPKLKARLLLETTAGQGKSVGHTFQQLGRMLSKARKGRNVDICIDTCHIFAAGYALSPRSDYQETMKEFDGEIGLDRLAMLHVNDSVKGLGSRVDRHAHLGMGAIGLAGLENILSDERFSELPKIMETPKGKSPDGPEWDEINLEMMRKLCISN from the coding sequence ATGCCCTGTTTAGGAGCACATATGTCGGCGGCTGGTGGGCCATTCCAGGCTCTTCTGGCAGCAAAGTCATTTGGGATGAGCGCCTGTCAATTATTCACCAAGAACAATAAGCAATGGTCTGCACCGCCTCTTTCGCCAGACTCCATTCAATCGTTTACCAACACCGTGCAGGAAACGGGAATCTCCTGCTCGATTTCCCATGCTTCTTATTTGATTAACCTGGCCAGTCGAGATGATGACTTGTGGGCAAAATCAGTTGCTGCTTTAACTGATGAATTGATTCGAGCAGATCAGTTAGGTTTGAAATATGTGGTTGTTCACCCAGGCACAGCGAGTGATGCGGAAGAAGAATTTGCTCTCAACCGAGTGTCAGCAGCAATAGACACTGTATTAGCCAATATACCCAAACTGAAAGCCAGGCTGCTCTTGGAAACGACTGCAGGACAGGGCAAAAGTGTTGGCCACACCTTTCAGCAACTGGGTCGGATGCTTAGTAAGGCCAGGAAAGGTAGAAATGTTGATATTTGCATTGATACCTGCCACATATTTGCAGCAGGGTATGCATTGTCCCCTCGTTCAGATTACCAGGAAACCATGAAGGAATTCGATGGCGAGATCGGCTTGGATCGATTAGCCATGCTGCACGTTAACGACAGTGTCAAAGGTCTTGGCAGCCGAGTGGATCGGCATGCACATTTGGGAATGGGAGCAATTGGGCTGGCTGGCTTAGAGAACATTCTTAGCGATGAGAGATTTTCCGAACTACCCAAGATCATGGAAACGCCTAAAGGCAAAAGTCCCGACGGGCCAGAATGGGATGAAATAAATTTGGAAATGATGCGTAAATTGTGTATCAGCAATTAG
- a CDS encoding DNA-directed RNA polymerase subunit omega, producing the protein MIDELKEEAIVNKVGGRFKLSTLIQKRLTMLSAGARPLVEVRGGERMQIVIQEILQEKIFLDSTGNVGTREDEVDLSLAATTDGLDD; encoded by the coding sequence ATGATAGATGAACTGAAGGAAGAAGCGATTGTGAATAAGGTTGGTGGACGATTTAAGCTGTCTACCCTGATCCAAAAGCGATTGACCATGCTCAGTGCCGGCGCCAGGCCTCTGGTGGAAGTACGCGGTGGTGAACGTATGCAGATCGTCATTCAGGAAATCCTGCAGGAAAAGATTTTCCTGGACAGCACGGGGAATGTTGGCACACGAGAAGATGAAGTAGATTTGTCTCTTGCCGCAACAACCGATGGACTTGATGATTGA
- a CDS encoding polyprenyl synthetase family protein, whose amino-acid sequence MVREITPGETANSRPDSFIYAPIAQELEQAEQIFQLELDTRAPYVSDLITHLGHYRGKRLRPTLLLLTAKACGGVKSEHLKLAAVVEMIHTATLVHDDVLDSADMRRHVATINARWGNASSVLLGDMLFTHAFHLASKTGSAYACQMIGEATNKVCEGELRQIGEQGNLNLTEEDYYSIIDGKTAALTACCSELGAHFAGSNAATIAAMKSFGSHLGIAFQVADDVLDLMGNESVAGKSLGTDVLQKKLTLPLIHLLQQGSSASDQAKEILESPDAEGMLQLRQLLEESDSIRYAQQQAEHHVQRARELLQKLPRSLSAQTLDAIMQRIIHRSS is encoded by the coding sequence ATGGTGCGAGAGATTACTCCAGGGGAGACTGCCAACAGCCGTCCCGACAGTTTTATCTATGCTCCGATTGCCCAGGAACTGGAACAGGCTGAACAGATATTTCAATTAGAACTGGATACGCGTGCGCCCTATGTCAGCGATCTGATTACTCATTTGGGTCATTATCGTGGTAAGAGGCTACGACCCACGCTACTGCTTTTGACAGCCAAGGCATGTGGTGGTGTAAAATCCGAACATTTGAAACTTGCTGCGGTGGTAGAGATGATACACACCGCCACGCTGGTGCATGATGATGTGCTCGATTCAGCCGACATGCGTCGTCATGTTGCAACCATCAATGCACGCTGGGGCAACGCCAGCAGCGTGCTCCTGGGAGATATGCTATTCACCCATGCATTTCATCTCGCCAGTAAAACGGGCAGTGCCTATGCCTGCCAGATGATTGGCGAAGCAACCAATAAGGTGTGCGAAGGGGAACTCAGGCAGATTGGTGAGCAAGGTAATCTCAATCTCACAGAGGAAGATTACTACTCGATTATCGACGGCAAGACAGCAGCATTAACTGCCTGCTGCAGTGAATTGGGGGCGCATTTTGCAGGTTCCAATGCAGCAACTATTGCTGCCATGAAATCATTCGGTAGTCATCTGGGAATCGCATTCCAGGTTGCTGACGATGTACTTGATCTCATGGGCAATGAAAGTGTTGCGGGGAAATCACTCGGAACGGATGTTCTCCAAAAGAAACTGACTCTGCCGTTAATTCACCTGCTTCAGCAAGGTAGCTCGGCAAGTGATCAAGCAAAGGAAATACTTGAATCTCCTGATGCTGAAGGCATGCTTCAGTTAAGACAACTTCTGGAAGAATCCGATTCCATTCGCTACGCGCAACAGCAGGCTGAGCATCATGTTCAAAGAGCAAGAGAATTGCTACAGAAACTTCCACGATCATTATCGGCACAAACGCTGGATGCAATCATGCAGAGGATTATTCATCGTTCCAGTTAA
- the pstB gene encoding phosphate ABC transporter ATP-binding protein: protein MVTGRIQAIVSGEPIETTVHPELQREDIVLNIDKFNLFYGEKQALYNVSLGIPRGKITALIGPSGCGKSTLLRSVNRLNDLIANVRTQGDMRLNGDSVFHRSVDVIELRKRMGMVFQKPNPFPMSIFENVIYPLRIDGERNKKVLEEVCEKSLRGAALWDEVKDRLNESGLALSGGQQQRLCIARAIAADPEVLLLDEPCSALDPIATIKIEDLMQQLRGHYTILIVTHNMQQAARTSDYTAFMYLGRVIEFGVTSRIFTSPLVGDTNDYITGRFG from the coding sequence ATGGTTACGGGCCGCATACAGGCTATAGTTAGTGGTGAACCCATAGAGACCACAGTACATCCTGAGCTGCAACGAGAAGACATTGTCTTGAACATAGATAAATTCAACCTGTTCTATGGCGAAAAACAGGCGCTCTACAATGTCAGTCTGGGAATTCCGCGAGGCAAGATCACAGCCTTGATTGGTCCGTCTGGGTGCGGCAAATCAACTCTCCTCCGCTCCGTCAATCGTCTGAACGATCTGATCGCAAACGTTCGCACGCAGGGTGACATGCGTCTGAATGGCGATTCTGTTTTTCATCGTTCTGTCGATGTAATCGAATTACGCAAGCGCATGGGCATGGTATTTCAAAAACCCAACCCGTTTCCCATGAGCATCTTTGAGAATGTCATTTATCCATTGAGAATCGATGGGGAGCGCAACAAAAAAGTACTTGAGGAAGTTTGTGAGAAAAGCCTGCGAGGGGCAGCTCTCTGGGATGAAGTGAAAGACCGTTTGAATGAAAGTGGACTGGCGCTTTCTGGTGGTCAGCAACAGCGATTATGCATTGCCAGAGCAATTGCTGCCGATCCTGAAGTGCTTTTGCTGGATGAACCCTGTTCTGCCTTGGATCCCATTGCCACGATCAAAATTGAAGATCTGATGCAACAATTACGCGGGCATTACACCATTCTGATCGTGACGCACAATATGCAGCAGGCAGCACGTACCAGCGACTACACTGCCTTTATGTATCTAGGAAGAGTTATCGAGTTTGGTGTCACCAGTCGCATTTTCACCTCTCCGTTAGTGGGTGATACCAACGATTACATTACAGGTCGCTTTGGATAG